The stretch of DNA ATTAACACGAGTAAAATGGATTATTGTCCTTTTGTTGATAATAAAACAAATACTTTATACTTTACAAGTAAACAAGATAATACCAAAATAGATTTTAAAAGCCCATTACCTATAAATGAGTTAATAATAGAGTTTAATAAATATGACAATGGATCAAGTCGATTATATCAAATCCCTCTGAGTGAATTACCTAAAAAATAAAGAATTTCAATGGAAACCCGAGGCTGAGCCTCTGGGAATTCTTTTCGACTAAACATTTATAAACTAGGTATTCTTTTTTTAGCTTCTTCATACTCTTGCACCATATCTTCAACAATTTTTGATACTGGTTTAACATCGTGAATCAAGCCTGCAATTTGTCCGATTTCTAATTCTCCTTCCTCCAATTGGCCTTCAAACATGCCTTTTTTTGCCCTGGCACGACCTAATAAATTTTTAAGTTCCTCAACTGTTGGTCCTGTTTTGTATAAAGCTTGTATATCGTTATAAAATTTATTCTTTATTAAACGTACAGGGGCTAGTTCTTTTAAAGTTAATTGAGTATCCCCTTCTTTAGCATCAACAACTACTTTTTTAAATGCTTCATGCGCTGAGCTTTCAACACTGGCAACAAACCGACTCCCTACCTGTACGCCATCTGCTCCCAAAATCATGGTTGCTAACATCGCTTTTCCTGTGGCTATACCTCCAGCAGCTATTACTGGAATACGAACCTGTTCTTTAACCATAGGGATAAGTGTCAACGTAGTCGTTTCATCTCTACCATTGTGTCCACCTGCTTCAAAGCCTTCCGCAACCACTGCATCGACTCCAGCTTCTTGTGCTTTTAAAGCAAATTTCACGCTACTAACAACATGTACTACTGTAATCCCTCTTTCCTTTAACCAATGCGTCCATGTTTTAGGGTTCCCCGCAGATGTAAATACAATTTTCACACCTTCTTCTACAATAATATCCATGATTTCCTCAATATTAGGATACAACATAGGTACATTAACCCCAAAAGGTTTATCAGTAGCTTTTTTACATTTTTGGATGTGCTCTCTTAGAACATCAGGATACATTGATCCGGCTCCAATGAGCCCTAAAATACCAGAATTACTTGCTGCCGATGCTAATCGCCAACCACTATTCCAAATCATACCCGCTTGAACAATCGGGTATTTAATATCAAATAATTCAGTAATTCTGTTATTCATATAATTTTATCTATTAGGAAATAACTCCAGAACCTATAAGTTCATCTTCTAAATACCATGCTACAAATTGCCCTTCGGTGATTGCAGATTGAAATGCTTCAAATTCAACATATAAGCCACTTTCTACTTTATATAACACAGCTTTTTGTAATGATTGTCTATAACGAATCCTAGCCATAACTTCCATAGTTTCATTTAAACCAAGTTTTAAATCTTCACGAATCCAATGTAGTTCTTGATTAGTTACAAACAATGCCTTTTTGAATAAACCAGGGTGCTCTTTTCCTTGTCCAGTATAAATAACATTCTTATCTACATCGGTGTCAATTACGAATAACGGTTCTAAAGTACCACCTACAGCCAATCCTTTACGCTGCCCTTTGGTGAAATAATGAGCACCTTGATGTTTGCCCACTATTTTTCCATAGTCAATCTTATAATCGATCTTACGAGATAAATATTTTAATTTCTCTTCTTCTGAATTAAATTGAGTCTCAACATGACCAAAAACATCTTGCTCTTTGGGTATTTCTACAATAACACCTTCTTTTGGTTTTAGCTGTTGCTGAAGGAAATCTGGTAATTTTACTTTCCCTATAAAGCATAAGCCTTGAGAATCTTTCTTTTCGGCAGTTACCAGATCCAATTTAGTCGCTATTTCCCGTACTTCTGGTTTTGTTAACTCTCCAATTGGAAATAAGGACTTCGCTAGTTGATCCTGAGATAACTGACATAAAAAATAAGACTGATCTTTATTAGCATCAACTCCAGCAAGTAATTGATATATTTCTTTGTCTCCTTTTTGAAGTGCTCCTTTTCTACAATAATGACCCGTAGCGACATAATCTGCTCCAAGATCTAGAGCAATTTTCATAAAAACATCAAACTTAATCTCTCTATTACAAAGTACATCTGGGTTTGGTGTTCTACCTTTTTCATATTCATGAAACATATAATCAACTATACGTTCTTTATACTGCTCACTTAAATCTACCGTTTGAAATGGTATTCCTAATTTTTCGGCAACTAACATGGCATCATTACTATCATCTAACCAAGGGCATTCGTTAGATATAGTCACAGAATCATCATGCCAGTTTTTCATAAACAAGCCAATAACCTCGTACCCCTGCTCTTTTAATAAATAAGCAGCAACACTGGAATCTACACCTCCAGAAAGTCCAATAATGACTCTTTTCATTTTACACAAATTAGGCTGCAAAGATACATATAATTGGAGAAAATGATACACCTCAAAAGGGATGGATAAATGTTTTAAAAATATTTTTGTTTAACTATTTTAAAAAATAATTGAACAAAATTTCATTTTTTGTTTAATTATTTGTTATTTTTGTTAAACAAAATAAAATTATAGAAATTATGAAACGATTAAATGCTCTTAAAAAATTACTATTTTTATTCTTAGCACTGATATTATTAGGGTCATGTAGTAATGATGATGACAACACCGTAGAATTTGTTCCGGAAACTATTGTTGAATTAGCACAAGCTACACCAAGCTTAAGTAGTTTGGTTTCAGCTTTACAACGTGCTGGCTTAGTTAATACATTAAATGGCTCACAACAATTTACTGTCTTTGCTCCAACAAATGATGCTTTTACAGCCTTTTTGGCTGCAAATAATTTTGCCTCACTAGAAGATATTCCTGTTGATGTATTAACCCAGGTGCTTTTAAACCACGTCATAGCTGGCGAATTTGCTTCTACAGATTTATCCACAGGTTATATAAGTACCTCAGCTACTCAAGTGGATACAGGTTTAAACTTAAGCATGTTAGTTGATACGTCTTCTGGTGTAACATTAAACGGAGTTTCTAATGTTGATACACCAAATATTGATGCTACTAATGGTATTATTCACATTGTAGATGCCGTTATTGGGTTGCCTACTGTTGTAACTCATGCTTTGGCTAATTCAAGCTTCACAAGTCTAGTTGCTGCTTTGGGTGCTGCAGATGGAGGCTTAGTAGATGTGTTAAATGGTACTGGGCCTTTTACAGTATTAGCGCCAGATGTTAATGCTTTTACTGACTTTTTAGATGGAACACCTCTAGCTAATGTACCAACAGATACTTTAGCTAATATTTTATTAAACCATGTTGTTAGCGGCGTAGTAACCTCTACAAATTTAGTTGATGGTGGTTCAGGCTATACGAATACACTTGCTACTGGCCCTGGAATGAATAATTTAAGCCTATATTTTGACACTTCTGATGGTGTTACTTTTAATGGTATATCTAGTGTTACGACCGCAGATGTTGTATGTTTAAATGGTATTATTCATGCCATTGACACTGTAATAGGCATACCAACGGTTGTAACATTTGCAACCGCAGATCCTCTTTTTTCAACTCTTGTAGATGCTTTGACTACATTAACACCAGCAACAGATTTTGTTAGTATTTTAAGTAGAACTGCCGATGGAAATGGTGATGGTATTAATCCTCCCTTTACCATATTCG from Flavivirga spongiicola encodes:
- a CDS encoding fasciclin domain-containing protein; the encoded protein is MKRLNALKKLLFLFLALILLGSCSNDDDNTVEFVPETIVELAQATPSLSSLVSALQRAGLVNTLNGSQQFTVFAPTNDAFTAFLAANNFASLEDIPVDVLTQVLLNHVIAGEFASTDLSTGYISTSATQVDTGLNLSMLVDTSSGVTLNGVSNVDTPNIDATNGIIHIVDAVIGLPTVVTHALANSSFTSLVAALGAADGGLVDVLNGTGPFTVLAPDVNAFTDFLDGTPLANVPTDTLANILLNHVVSGVVTSTNLVDGGSGYTNTLATGPGMNNLSLYFDTSDGVTFNGISSVTTADVVCLNGIIHAIDTVIGIPTVVTFATADPLFSTLVDALTTLTPATDFVSILSRTADGNGDGINPPFTIFAPTNDAFAAITVPEESILTQVLLHHVVGGLNVQSGDLTPNGDTVAPSLQGDNLTITLPGTGNNIANITDGSGVSDIGIIAVDVQAGNGVIHVINKVAIPNIP
- the mnmA gene encoding tRNA 2-thiouridine(34) synthase MnmA, with amino-acid sequence MKRVIIGLSGGVDSSVAAYLLKEQGYEVIGLFMKNWHDDSVTISNECPWLDDSNDAMLVAEKLGIPFQTVDLSEQYKERIVDYMFHEYEKGRTPNPDVLCNREIKFDVFMKIALDLGADYVATGHYCRKGALQKGDKEIYQLLAGVDANKDQSYFLCQLSQDQLAKSLFPIGELTKPEVREIATKLDLVTAEKKDSQGLCFIGKVKLPDFLQQQLKPKEGVIVEIPKEQDVFGHVETQFNSEEEKLKYLSRKIDYKIDYGKIVGKHQGAHYFTKGQRKGLAVGGTLEPLFVIDTDVDKNVIYTGQGKEHPGLFKKALFVTNQELHWIREDLKLGLNETMEVMARIRYRQSLQKAVLYKVESGLYVEFEAFQSAITEGQFVAWYLEDELIGSGVIS
- a CDS encoding NAD(P)H-dependent flavin oxidoreductase gives rise to the protein MNNRITELFDIKYPIVQAGMIWNSGWRLASAASNSGILGLIGAGSMYPDVLREHIQKCKKATDKPFGVNVPMLYPNIEEIMDIIVEEGVKIVFTSAGNPKTWTHWLKERGITVVHVVSSVKFALKAQEAGVDAVVAEGFEAGGHNGRDETTTLTLIPMVKEQVRIPVIAAGGIATGKAMLATMILGADGVQVGSRFVASVESSAHEAFKKVVVDAKEGDTQLTLKELAPVRLIKNKFYNDIQALYKTGPTVEELKNLLGRARAKKGMFEGQLEEGELEIGQIAGLIHDVKPVSKIVEDMVQEYEEAKKRIPSL